A window of the Streptomyces formicae genome harbors these coding sequences:
- a CDS encoding NUDIX hydrolase → MTETLPPVGIDLFDVERLLLTEAAEPPLPRKIAEARDRVWDMATRANPTLFDGPVVACGGLEWASPRILRLSWVGVTYRHYALRRVPGATALPSLFVNVVQPTDDGRVLAARMSPSTAAPGRWQLPGGSVEPPQNGAVLDESALAGQAARELAEELGIGAAPEDLKLWVVTRGENGSVGLTYLAPALPEATLRADFAAAAAAERAHGREPELADIALLHSPDELADLVGPNADYLEPIVRRYARRR, encoded by the coding sequence GTGACCGAGACACTGCCCCCTGTGGGCATTGACCTCTTCGACGTTGAACGGCTCCTGCTGACCGAAGCTGCGGAACCACCGCTACCACGCAAGATCGCTGAGGCCCGAGACCGAGTGTGGGACATGGCCACCCGAGCCAACCCCACCCTCTTCGACGGGCCGGTGGTCGCGTGTGGGGGATTGGAGTGGGCAAGCCCGCGTATCCTCCGCCTCTCCTGGGTGGGGGTCACCTACCGGCACTACGCCCTGCGTCGCGTGCCCGGAGCCACCGCACTGCCGTCGTTATTCGTGAACGTCGTCCAGCCCACCGACGACGGTCGTGTGCTGGCAGCGAGGATGTCGCCTTCTACGGCAGCCCCGGGGCGCTGGCAGCTGCCAGGGGGGTCTGTGGAGCCTCCTCAGAACGGGGCGGTGCTGGACGAGTCGGCACTGGCCGGCCAAGCCGCGCGGGAGCTCGCTGAGGAGCTGGGGATCGGCGCGGCCCCCGAGGATCTGAAGCTGTGGGTCGTCACCCGCGGTGAGAACGGAAGCGTCGGCCTGACCTACCTTGCCCCGGCCCTTCCCGAAGCGACGCTACGCGCCGACTTCGCCGCTGCTGCGGCAGCCGAGCGCGCGCATGGCCGCGAACCTGAACTCGCCGACATCGCCCTGCTGCACTCACCGGACGAACTGGCCGATCTGGTTGGTCCGAACGCGGACTACCTGGAGCCGATCGTCCGTCGCTACGCCAGGCGCCGTTGA